One window of the Pseudomonas knackmussii B13 genome contains the following:
- a CDS encoding CynX/NimT family MFS transporter, with the protein MKYKLLLPWLMVFGAGLCLRTGISSLSPVLDKIQQELVISSSSLGLLTAIPVVCMGVLSPLGHAFDRHLGLKKSMIVALAVLTIGLALRLHAETYGLLLLTAALVGVGDAIIRPLLSGFIKETFHNKTHAAMGLYATAMGVGSAAAAYATPFLSSGTESWQGGLAFWAIPAAVAGVLWAMWPGAAHEAAHVQHGHKHGLNRLEVAALTLFFGLQAGINYTIVAWLPSLYLASGFSQHASSALIALFLILQTSTSLFFPVVMRTLRAGVAGAMVTFTALAIAGFFMLWWLPQTVWGAAVLLGVATGGLFPIALLLPLEFSSSRSEATRLSGLTQSGGYLIAGVTPWIAGIAADHMGAVRGIASQSLLMGIVLIVVVGQVRASYRRHTKYIREKA; encoded by the coding sequence ATGAAATATAAGCTGTTGCTGCCCTGGTTGATGGTGTTTGGTGCAGGCCTTTGCCTGCGTACCGGTATCTCGTCACTTTCCCCGGTGCTTGATAAAATCCAGCAGGAACTTGTCATCAGCAGTAGCTCCCTGGGCCTGTTGACTGCCATCCCGGTTGTCTGCATGGGTGTGTTGTCACCGCTCGGCCATGCCTTCGATCGCCATCTTGGTCTAAAAAAGTCCATGATTGTGGCGCTCGCCGTGCTAACGATAGGCTTGGCACTTCGCCTTCATGCAGAAACTTATGGCCTTCTCCTTCTGACCGCAGCATTGGTCGGTGTTGGTGACGCCATCATTCGGCCACTGTTGAGCGGCTTCATTAAAGAGACCTTTCACAATAAAACACATGCGGCTATGGGGCTGTATGCCACAGCAATGGGTGTCGGTTCTGCCGCTGCTGCATACGCAACACCATTCCTGTCTAGCGGCACTGAGAGTTGGCAAGGCGGCCTAGCATTTTGGGCAATCCCTGCGGCTGTAGCCGGCGTGTTGTGGGCCATGTGGCCAGGTGCTGCACATGAAGCTGCCCATGTGCAACATGGGCACAAGCATGGGCTAAATCGGCTGGAAGTAGCGGCATTGACGCTGTTCTTCGGTTTGCAGGCCGGCATCAACTACACGATTGTTGCGTGGCTGCCTAGCCTGTACCTTGCCTCGGGATTCTCCCAGCACGCGAGCAGCGCATTGATCGCACTGTTCCTAATACTACAGACATCGACTAGCCTGTTTTTTCCTGTTGTCATGCGAACCCTGCGTGCGGGCGTTGCCGGTGCAATGGTCACTTTCACCGCCTTGGCTATCGCTGGCTTCTTTATGCTGTGGTGGCTTCCACAGACAGTTTGGGGAGCGGCCGTGCTTCTTGGCGTTGCGACAGGTGGCTTATTCCCAATTGCGTTGCTTCTCCCGCTTGAATTTTCTTCGTCCCGCAGTGAAGCAACACGCCTAAGTGGCTTGACACAATCTGGGGGCTACCTGATAGCTGGTGTAACGCCGTGGATTGCCGGTATAGCGGCGGATCATATGGGCGCTGTCCGTGGTATTGCGTCGCAGAGCCTGCTTATGGGTATCGTGCTGATCGTCGTGGTCGGACAGGTGCGAGCATCCTATCGTCGCCATACAAAATACATCCGTGAAAAAGCGTAG
- a CDS encoding helix-turn-helix domain-containing protein, translated as MQTSSCFTTDGMAMADRLPYWNEVVSSTFIPSSVQPPRAGEFRASLHNERLGEAELTVVRASPQRVARTSALIRLSSDECLMFGFAPKARWKVSQHGRTVQVAPMQFVLYDSNYPFELEFDEDFDLHVLQLPHASLAFAGSRLSDVAGRPFDAVSGAGKLLASLIEEVRSGHTSSGVIARTSLGSVAVHLATSMVSELLELRTDEANERELRLLRVKSYIELNLANPRLDPHAIASANGMSVRTLHGLFSAEELGVSTYVTHRRLLRCKEDLGNAMHSSLSVAGIAMRWGFWNNAYFSRAFKRMFGISPRSYRIGRRP; from the coding sequence ATGCAGACGAGCTCCTGCTTCACCACGGACGGGATGGCGATGGCGGATCGCCTCCCGTACTGGAACGAGGTCGTTTCGAGTACGTTCATCCCGTCGAGCGTGCAGCCTCCCCGTGCAGGCGAGTTCCGAGCAAGCCTGCACAACGAGCGACTGGGCGAGGCGGAGCTTACGGTTGTTCGCGCTTCGCCACAGCGCGTGGCGAGAACCAGCGCACTGATCCGCCTGTCGAGCGATGAATGCCTGATGTTCGGCTTTGCGCCCAAAGCCCGATGGAAAGTCAGCCAGCACGGCCGAACTGTCCAGGTTGCACCGATGCAGTTCGTGCTCTACGACTCGAACTATCCCTTCGAGCTTGAGTTCGACGAGGACTTCGACCTGCATGTGCTGCAGTTGCCGCACGCAAGTCTTGCGTTTGCTGGGAGCAGGCTTTCGGATGTTGCGGGCAGGCCGTTCGACGCAGTGTCAGGCGCGGGTAAGTTGCTGGCGTCCTTGATCGAGGAGGTCCGCAGCGGCCATACGTCTTCCGGAGTGATTGCCAGGACATCGCTTGGCAGCGTCGCAGTCCATCTGGCAACCTCGATGGTTTCCGAGTTGCTCGAGCTTCGAACCGATGAGGCCAACGAGCGCGAACTCCGGCTGCTCAGGGTGAAATCGTACATTGAGTTGAACCTGGCCAACCCGAGGCTCGACCCGCATGCGATTGCATCGGCCAACGGAATGTCGGTACGCACGCTGCATGGGCTCTTCAGCGCCGAGGAACTGGGAGTGTCGACCTACGTCACCCATCGGCGTCTTCTGCGGTGCAAAGAGGACCTCGGCAATGCGATGCACTCGTCGCTGTCCGTGGCCGGGATCGCGATGCGATGGGGTTTCTGGAATAACGCCTACTTCAGCCGCGCATTCAAGCGGATGTTCGGCATTTCGCCGCGCTCATACCGGATTGGTCGGAGACCGTAG
- a CDS encoding MarR family winged helix-turn-helix transcriptional regulator: MSQRAAQERADRPHDRRVIEIVLTERGNKAIDELKSHWRSALAELTEALKQSEIHALLRLPQLCNQDALQLDLDSKPLSLTEPRP; the protein is encoded by the coding sequence ATGAGCCAGAGAGCGGCGCAAGAGCGCGCCGATCGCCCGCACGATCGAAGAGTGATCGAAATTGTTCTGACTGAGCGCGGAAACAAGGCGATAGACGAGTTGAAGTCTCATTGGCGCTCCGCGCTTGCGGAATTGACGGAGGCGCTCAAACAAAGCGAGATACATGCCTTATTGCGCCTGCCGCAATTGTGCAATCAGGACGCGCTTCAACTTGACCTCGATAGCAAACCGTTGTCCCTCACAGAACCACGGCCGTGA
- the mobH gene encoding MobH family relaxase codes for MLSLFQRKRPVVASAPSPAPSNDLPKGRLRPESAASLLATPRRQKLLEHIWQRTSLSRKQFATLYRAPLERYAELVQRFPASEAHHHAYPGGMLDHGLEIVAYALKLRQSHLLPAGSTPEDQAAQSEAWTAAVAYAALLHDVGKLAVDLHVELADGSTWHPWHGPLRQPYRFRYREDREYRLHSAATGLLYRQLLDAQLLDWLSGYPALWGPLLYVLAGQYEHAGVLGELVVQADRASVAQELGGDPARAMAAPKHALQRKLLDGLRYLLKEELKLNQPEASDGWLTEDALWLVSKTVSDKLRAHLLSQGIDGIPANNTAVFNVLQDHGMLHPTTDGKAVWRATVTSATGWSHSFTLLRLAPALIWEPGERPVPFAGTVAIDAVPNDKSVAQPAAVAETTQEGQEAPPWESSSVAVPSPATQTVPDVLEDMLAMVGMGNSSGTQQDEEATSHAADATPSEAPMPAMAAASPPSPVPPAAPSSATAQPSGEHFMAWLKQGIVSRRLIINDAKALVHTVSDTAYLVSPGVFQRYAREHPQVGMLAKQESQQDWQWVQKRFEKLQLHRKHINGLNVWACSVTGSRKSRQLHGYLLRDPLPLFGKVPPNNPYLSILQSI; via the coding sequence ATGCTCTCTCTGTTCCAGCGAAAACGGCCCGTGGTCGCTTCTGCTCCGTCGCCAGCGCCCTCCAACGACCTCCCGAAAGGGCGGCTGCGGCCCGAGTCGGCCGCCTCGCTGCTGGCGACACCGCGCCGGCAGAAGCTACTGGAACACATCTGGCAGCGCACGTCGCTGTCGCGCAAGCAGTTCGCCACCCTCTATCGCGCACCGCTGGAGCGCTACGCCGAGCTGGTCCAGCGGTTTCCCGCCTCGGAGGCCCATCACCATGCGTACCCCGGCGGCATGCTGGACCACGGACTGGAGATCGTTGCCTACGCCCTCAAGCTGCGTCAATCGCACCTGCTCCCGGCCGGCAGCACCCCGGAGGACCAGGCCGCGCAATCCGAAGCCTGGACCGCCGCCGTCGCCTACGCGGCCTTGCTGCACGACGTCGGCAAGCTCGCCGTCGATCTCCACGTCGAGCTGGCCGACGGCAGCACGTGGCACCCTTGGCACGGCCCCCTGCGCCAGCCGTACCGCTTCCGCTACCGCGAGGACCGCGAGTACCGCCTCCATAGCGCCGCAACGGGCTTGCTCTACCGCCAACTGCTGGACGCCCAGCTTCTGGACTGGCTCAGTGGCTACCCCGCCCTTTGGGGGCCGTTGCTCTACGTCCTGGCTGGCCAGTACGAGCACGCCGGGGTGCTGGGCGAGCTGGTCGTGCAGGCCGACCGCGCCTCCGTCGCCCAAGAGCTGGGCGGCGATCCGGCGCGCGCCATGGCCGCGCCCAAGCATGCGCTACAGCGCAAACTGCTGGACGGGTTGCGCTATCTGCTCAAGGAAGAGTTGAAGCTGAACCAGCCCGAGGCCTCTGATGGCTGGCTCACCGAGGACGCACTATGGCTGGTGAGCAAGACGGTTTCCGACAAGCTGCGCGCGCATCTGCTGTCCCAAGGTATTGACGGCATTCCCGCGAACAACACCGCCGTGTTCAACGTGCTGCAGGATCACGGCATGTTGCATCCCACGACGGACGGCAAAGCAGTCTGGCGCGCGACCGTGACCAGCGCGACCGGGTGGTCCCACTCGTTCACTCTGTTGCGCCTCGCTCCCGCGCTGATATGGGAACCAGGCGAACGGCCCGTTCCTTTCGCTGGGACGGTGGCGATCGACGCCGTACCCAACGATAAGTCGGTCGCCCAGCCGGCAGCCGTCGCGGAAACGACCCAGGAAGGCCAAGAAGCGCCACCATGGGAAAGCAGCAGCGTCGCGGTACCGTCGCCCGCGACTCAAACAGTACCCGACGTGTTGGAGGACATGCTGGCGATGGTGGGAATGGGCAATTCGTCCGGCACGCAGCAGGATGAGGAGGCCACCTCGCATGCGGCCGACGCAACACCATCCGAAGCCCCTATGCCAGCGATGGCTGCAGCTTCACCACCATCGCCTGTGCCCCCGGCTGCGCCATCGTCCGCTACTGCGCAGCCATCCGGCGAGCATTTCATGGCATGGCTGAAGCAGGGAATCGTTTCGCGCCGGCTCATCATCAATGATGCGAAAGCGCTCGTGCATACCGTGAGCGACACGGCTTACCTGGTCAGCCCAGGCGTGTTCCAGCGATACGCACGAGAGCACCCGCAGGTAGGCATGCTTGCTAAGCAAGAGAGCCAGCAGGATTGGCAATGGGTGCAAAAGCGTTTCGAGAAATTGCAGTTGCACCGCAAACACATCAATGGCCTAAACGTCTGGGCGTGCTCCGTTACAGGATCGCGCAAGTCACGCCAGTTGCACGGCTATCTCCTTCGTGATCCGCTGCCCTTATTCGGCAAAGTACCGCCGAATAATCCTTACTTGTCAATCTTGCAAAGCATTTAG
- a CDS encoding type II toxin-antitoxin system YhaV family toxin gives MQRHGWALLFHDCVIEQLQKLHGAARRAQENDPEGFESNANVKLFRALNQLILDVVPGDPARDEYRQGNTLGPAHRHWRRAKIGRRFRLFFRYDSKAKVIVYAWVNDEQTLRSSGSKSDPYAVFEKMLGRGNPPDDWNVLVQASKQDWSKLE, from the coding sequence ATGCAACGGCATGGCTGGGCATTGCTGTTCCACGACTGTGTGATCGAGCAGTTGCAAAAACTGCACGGAGCCGCACGGCGCGCGCAAGAGAACGACCCGGAGGGCTTCGAGTCCAACGCCAACGTCAAGCTCTTCAGGGCCTTGAATCAGTTGATATTAGATGTGGTGCCCGGTGATCCGGCACGCGACGAGTACCGCCAGGGCAACACCCTGGGGCCCGCCCACCGGCACTGGCGACGGGCCAAGATCGGAAGGCGGTTCCGGTTGTTCTTCCGGTACGACTCGAAGGCCAAGGTCATCGTGTACGCCTGGGTCAATGATGAGCAGACCTTGCGGTCTTCGGGGAGCAAGTCAGATCCCTATGCCGTGTTCGAGAAAATGCTCGGACGTGGAAATCCGCCAGACGATTGGAACGTATTGGTGCAGGCAAGCAAGCAGGATTGGAGCAAACTGGAATAG
- a CDS encoding TIGR03756 family integrating conjugative element protein — protein sequence MTRAFDLMRRLRAGVASVLLLSATGSYALNTATIVGSVASPDCLEYRVVGICYWLYCTWTGCTVRTSIKVRHYIPDAVVSSYSNTGENPWIEVRPMSTPNPSAQAGGDGTTNEDHENNLAKFKNADVIGHPGAEVFNQFVSSSGYFCEGAGTAFMPYLLSTLDTLAWRYNVPEMAYPEALIPGMREVGARTTMNLWGNVYPRGGFLHQTDDHKTGAVIAQRAGDVVTRRGQLHVYQPLLANPRDGYWPAGALMEGDASTGKWQELTPVLSSSCSVFPRSGSLTQAQQGDYAWALWRPYACCERRGQVFLGSVDFL from the coding sequence GTGACTCGTGCATTCGACCTGATGCGCCGCCTGCGTGCTGGCGTGGCGTCCGTGCTGCTGCTCAGCGCCACGGGCAGCTACGCGCTCAACACCGCAACCATCGTCGGCTCGGTGGCATCTCCAGACTGCCTCGAATACCGCGTCGTCGGGATCTGCTACTGGCTCTACTGTACCTGGACGGGCTGTACGGTACGCACGTCCATCAAGGTCCGCCACTACATCCCCGATGCGGTCGTCTCCAGCTACAGCAACACCGGCGAAAACCCCTGGATCGAAGTCCGGCCGATGAGCACGCCCAACCCATCCGCCCAAGCCGGCGGGGACGGAACGACGAACGAGGACCACGAAAACAACCTCGCCAAGTTCAAGAATGCGGACGTCATCGGCCACCCGGGCGCCGAGGTGTTCAACCAGTTCGTGTCGTCCTCGGGCTACTTCTGCGAGGGTGCGGGCACGGCGTTCATGCCGTACTTGCTCAGCACCCTGGACACGCTGGCCTGGCGCTACAACGTGCCCGAGATGGCCTACCCGGAGGCGCTGATTCCTGGCATGCGCGAGGTCGGCGCACGCACCACGATGAACCTCTGGGGCAACGTGTATCCCCGCGGTGGTTTTCTGCACCAGACCGACGACCACAAGACCGGCGCAGTGATCGCCCAGCGCGCAGGCGATGTCGTCACGCGCCGCGGGCAACTCCACGTCTATCAGCCGTTGCTTGCCAACCCCCGCGATGGCTACTGGCCGGCTGGCGCGCTGATGGAGGGCGATGCCTCGACAGGCAAGTGGCAGGAACTCACACCCGTCCTGTCATCGTCCTGCTCGGTCTTCCCGCGCAGCGGCTCCCTGACCCAGGCCCAGCAGGGCGATTACGCCTGGGCGCTATGGCGGCCGTATGCGTGCTGCGAACGCCGGGGCCAAGTGTTTCTCGGCAGCGTCGATTTCCTCTGA
- a CDS encoding conjugal transfer protein TraG N-terminal domain-containing protein, whose product MTLFTTDYLEYYLTLVSWIVNNGIWAVLVSSGVFALPFVAIVIQEWLKARAEGADEGNKGVLSAARIENRVFVAIVVVMFAGIPFIDVDLSTIQYDSSRSAQCQVSVPQPAQTGWSQSFSTINNQSAKVPVWWAFMHALSRAVTSASVAAIPCGTDLRQMRMEIDATRIDDPVLAQEVADFSRDCYGPARAKLFMQRPDLDEQQMHDVTWIGSRFFTDTGGYYDSYRSSTAREAWPYDDTRDAGLAQVTNGGGYPTCKQWWSDGSNGLRARLLGQVDPSLLNRLAGWAGFLSRAEVDDSVIRAIASPRQQKLNQGSVYTDYGGQIDKTLPNVVNRATSDVGLAVGALAAFPAMDVVRQALPMVLALLKMALVICIPLVLVVGTYDLKMVVTVSTVQFALFFTDFWFQLARWIDSTILDALYGWGFGWNRPHTNFDPLVGLNNAFGDMLLMFVTGTMFLVLPTFWVAALGWVGVKAGVIAQNLAVGSKEARDSAGSGVNKVTGKVL is encoded by the coding sequence ATGACGCTTTTCACGACCGACTACCTGGAGTACTACCTCACCCTCGTGTCCTGGATCGTCAACAACGGCATCTGGGCCGTGCTGGTGTCCAGCGGGGTGTTTGCGCTGCCCTTTGTGGCGATCGTCATCCAGGAATGGCTCAAGGCCAGAGCGGAGGGCGCCGACGAAGGCAACAAGGGCGTGCTCTCGGCGGCGCGCATCGAGAACCGAGTATTTGTGGCCATCGTGGTCGTGATGTTCGCCGGCATTCCGTTCATCGACGTCGACCTCAGCACTATCCAGTACGACAGCTCGCGCTCGGCGCAGTGCCAGGTCAGCGTGCCACAGCCTGCGCAAACTGGCTGGTCGCAGTCCTTCAGCACCATCAACAACCAGTCGGCGAAGGTTCCGGTCTGGTGGGCGTTCATGCACGCGCTTTCGCGCGCCGTCACGAGCGCTTCGGTGGCTGCGATCCCGTGCGGCACAGATCTGAGGCAGATGCGTATGGAGATCGATGCGACCCGTATCGACGACCCGGTGCTGGCTCAGGAAGTGGCGGATTTCTCTCGGGACTGCTATGGACCGGCGCGCGCCAAGCTGTTCATGCAGCGCCCGGATCTCGATGAGCAGCAGATGCACGACGTGACCTGGATCGGCTCGCGCTTTTTCACGGACACAGGTGGCTACTACGACAGCTACCGCTCCAGTACGGCGCGAGAGGCATGGCCCTATGACGACACCCGCGATGCTGGGCTCGCGCAGGTTACCAATGGTGGCGGCTACCCGACCTGCAAGCAGTGGTGGTCCGACGGCAGTAACGGACTGCGCGCGCGGCTGCTGGGGCAAGTGGACCCGAGCCTGCTGAATCGCCTGGCGGGCTGGGCTGGATTCCTGAGCCGGGCCGAGGTGGACGACTCCGTGATCCGCGCCATCGCGTCACCGCGGCAGCAGAAATTGAACCAAGGCAGCGTCTATACGGACTACGGCGGTCAGATCGACAAGACGTTGCCCAATGTCGTCAACCGTGCCACCAGCGATGTTGGCTTGGCGGTTGGGGCTCTCGCCGCCTTCCCGGCAATGGACGTAGTGCGCCAAGCACTGCCCATGGTGCTCGCGCTGCTCAAGATGGCGCTCGTGATCTGCATTCCGCTAGTGCTGGTCGTTGGCACCTATGACCTGAAGATGGTCGTCACCGTCAGCACCGTCCAGTTCGCGCTGTTCTTCACGGACTTCTGGTTTCAGCTCGCACGCTGGATCGACAGCACCATCCTCGATGCGCTCTACGGGTGGGGCTTTGGCTGGAACCGGCCGCATACCAACTTCGACCCGCTGGTGGGGCTGAACAATGCCTTCGGCGACATGCTTTTGATGTTCGTCACCGGCACGATGTTCTTGGTCCTGCCGACTTTCTGGGTGGCAGCTCTTGGGTGGGTCGGAGTAAAAGCCGGGGTAATCGCTCAGAACCTGGCTGTCGGTTCCAAGGAAGCACGCGATAGCGCGGGATCAGGCGTGAACAAGGTTACCGGCAAGGTGCTTTGA
- a CDS encoding integrating conjugative element protein, with protein sequence MKFRPAFNPFSPRVPRTKIVLALAGALALASGVAWGQLGYQTGGSVIGDDVMYSIGGGSAVSMGRAAGMQSIGVGVGWNSNLVCGDMSLQTTLRNQLNGITNGFQQIMGNVIQSATSAVASLPALIIQRADPGLYNLLTNGVLQARLDFDRSKLTCRAMAEKMADTAGGQLGWSRMAEGLALRDAVSSTDAVSAIEQAETRRGNDGVPWVGGSNAGGSGQPAIKVVGDVTRAGYNLVNGRGVTDTSSIAPTSCSSLSCQTWTSPQAAVEWATRVLGEKEQRTCDACTKTETTPGVGLTPLIQEEYDAKLQALQDLVSKAKNTTPENLREAGSASLPITRGVIEALRDEPDQHLLSQRLASEVALSSVLEKALLLQRTLLTGKKEPNVAANELAVESVNKESDTLDREIRNLKTELELRRELANNSPMAIIQRHGTRAAGSRGIYEGDPIPDRLDRLQKGNPGGNP encoded by the coding sequence ATGAAGTTTCGTCCTGCATTCAATCCGTTCTCCCCCCGTGTACCTCGCACGAAGATCGTTCTGGCGCTGGCTGGTGCGCTGGCCTTGGCCAGCGGCGTGGCCTGGGGCCAACTGGGCTACCAGACGGGCGGCAGCGTCATCGGCGATGACGTCATGTACTCCATCGGTGGCGGCAGCGCAGTGTCCATGGGACGTGCCGCAGGAATGCAATCGATCGGCGTGGGCGTGGGCTGGAACTCAAATCTCGTCTGCGGCGACATGAGCCTCCAGACCACTCTGCGCAACCAGCTCAACGGCATCACGAACGGCTTTCAGCAGATCATGGGGAACGTGATCCAGAGCGCCACCAGCGCCGTGGCATCCCTGCCTGCGCTGATCATTCAGCGCGCCGACCCGGGCTTGTACAACCTGCTCACCAATGGCGTGCTGCAAGCGCGGCTGGATTTCGACCGTTCCAAGCTGACGTGCCGCGCAATGGCCGAGAAGATGGCCGACACAGCGGGCGGCCAGCTCGGCTGGAGCCGGATGGCAGAAGGTTTGGCGCTGCGCGATGCGGTGTCAAGCACGGATGCGGTCTCGGCCATCGAGCAGGCCGAAACGCGCCGCGGCAATGACGGTGTGCCGTGGGTCGGGGGTAGCAACGCGGGGGGCTCTGGTCAGCCCGCGATTAAGGTCGTCGGCGATGTCACCCGCGCCGGCTACAACCTAGTCAACGGCCGCGGCGTGACCGATACGTCGTCTATCGCACCGACCAGTTGTAGCAGCCTCTCGTGCCAGACCTGGACCTCGCCGCAGGCCGCCGTCGAGTGGGCCACGCGCGTACTCGGCGAGAAGGAACAGCGCACTTGCGATGCCTGCACCAAAACCGAGACGACGCCCGGCGTAGGACTGACGCCGCTGATCCAGGAAGAGTACGACGCCAAGCTGCAGGCGCTCCAGGATCTGGTGTCCAAGGCGAAGAACACGACGCCCGAGAACCTGCGCGAAGCTGGCAGTGCATCGCTGCCCATCACCCGCGGCGTCATCGAGGCGCTGCGCGACGAGCCGGACCAGCACCTGCTGTCGCAGCGCCTGGCGTCCGAGGTCGCGCTGTCCTCAGTGCTGGAGAAGGCGCTGCTGCTACAGCGCACGCTGCTCACGGGCAAGAAAGAGCCCAACGTCGCGGCCAACGAGCTTGCGGTGGAGAGCGTGAACAAGGAGAGCGATACGCTCGACCGCGAAATCCGCAACCTCAAGACCGAACTGGAGCTACGGCGCGAACTGGCGAATAACTCGCCCATGGCCATCATCCAGCGGCATGGCACGCGTGCGGCAGGCTCGCGCGGCATCTACGAGGGCGATCCCATCCCCGACCGTCTCGACCGGCTCCAGAAGGGCAATCCGGGAGGCAACCCATGA
- a CDS encoding AraC family transcriptional regulator: protein MQVQAGATTLTLPPDYGVWIPPGCVHTLWIGEEVELESLYIEPTAVAIQDQEPRVVMVDEFVRAFIHHGCTSIPVKYDEDGADGRKVKVLLDSLQSLPDAPFNLPFPTEPRLLEVCLTIQSAPHLAHTLDESAGLARMSSRTFTRHFLRATGLPYHTWRQRMRLLGSLEMLRSDITVTEVALTIGYSTPSAFTHAFKQLFGKSPSRFTRPEPK, encoded by the coding sequence ATGCAGGTGCAAGCGGGGGCGACTACATTGACATTGCCGCCCGACTACGGAGTGTGGATACCTCCTGGCTGTGTTCATACCCTATGGATTGGCGAAGAGGTCGAGTTGGAAAGTTTGTATATCGAACCAACTGCTGTAGCCATACAAGATCAAGAGCCACGGGTGGTAATGGTGGATGAGTTTGTCCGTGCATTCATCCATCACGGCTGTACATCTATACCTGTTAAGTATGATGAAGACGGTGCAGACGGACGAAAGGTTAAAGTGCTGCTAGATTCGTTGCAATCGCTGCCGGATGCCCCGTTTAATCTGCCGTTCCCTACTGAACCTAGACTACTTGAAGTTTGCTTGACAATTCAGAGCGCCCCACATCTAGCCCATACACTCGATGAGTCCGCAGGTCTTGCTCGCATGTCGTCACGTACATTTACTCGACATTTCCTGCGGGCTACGGGTTTGCCGTATCACACATGGCGACAACGCATGCGGCTTCTTGGCTCGCTTGAAATGTTGAGGTCAGACATTACAGTGACAGAGGTGGCATTAACAATTGGCTATTCCACGCCTTCGGCATTTACTCATGCCTTTAAACAGCTATTCGGCAAATCCCCCAGCCGTTTTACAAGACCAGAGCCTAAATAA
- a CDS encoding DUF3742 family protein, with the protein MNTTTRISTAERLGRSVGRGWRAYARGERRLSCWLASKGMPLAGATVLVWVVKLVALGLLFYAAFWLALVLLVGVAAAWTASNSTVDDDRWTQPDELRNGEAGFGLYSSSGQRIDPHDPNDPFND; encoded by the coding sequence ATGAACACGACAACCCGCATCAGCACCGCAGAACGCCTCGGCCGCAGCGTTGGCCGTGGATGGCGCGCCTATGCGCGCGGCGAGCGAAGGTTGTCGTGTTGGCTCGCCTCCAAGGGGATGCCGCTTGCCGGGGCCACCGTGCTCGTATGGGTAGTGAAGCTGGTCGCGCTGGGATTGCTGTTCTACGCCGCGTTCTGGCTGGCGTTGGTGCTTCTGGTTGGGGTTGCCGCAGCATGGACGGCCAGCAATTCGACGGTCGATGATGATCGCTGGACGCAACCGGACGAACTGCGAAACGGCGAGGCAGGCTTTGGCCTGTATTCGTCCAGCGGTCAGCGGATCGATCCGCACGACCCGAACGATCCGTTCAACGACTGA
- a CDS encoding type II toxin-antitoxin system PrlF family antitoxin: MPAIHEVATLTSKGQITLPKPIRQALGVDAGGKLAFDLRGSEVVVTRVDAEHEDPAIGAFLSLLARDIEAGRNVQGLPEDLARAMLEHAGHSVNLGEEIDGEVEL, translated from the coding sequence ATGCCTGCCATTCATGAAGTTGCCACGCTGACGTCCAAAGGCCAGATCACGCTGCCCAAGCCCATCCGGCAGGCGCTCGGTGTCGATGCCGGCGGCAAGCTCGCGTTCGACCTGCGGGGCAGCGAAGTCGTTGTCACCCGCGTTGACGCCGAGCACGAGGACCCCGCCATCGGCGCGTTCCTGAGCCTGCTGGCCCGCGACATCGAGGCTGGTCGGAATGTCCAGGGCCTGCCCGAGGACTTGGCTCGTGCCATGCTGGAGCATGCAGGTCATAGCGTGAACCTGGGCGAGGAGATCGACGGCGAAGTGGAACTCTGA